The following are encoded in a window of Manihot esculenta cultivar AM560-2 chromosome 8, M.esculenta_v8, whole genome shotgun sequence genomic DNA:
- the LOC110621337 gene encoding 29 kDa ribonucleoprotein, chloroplastic, whose product MSTAAASSLVLPSLHHKTLSFCKPNKPISLFFVSPASSSLRLHAKGFIATPTLFHSVGALRQSFSSRFVPNVAVSSEFGQEEEVTSDGDEPSFSPDLKLFVGNLPFSVDSAQLAGLFESAGNVEMVEVIYDKVTGRSRGFGFVTMSTIEEAEAAAQQFNGYELEGRALRVNSGPPPQRETSFSRGPRGGEAFDSANRLYVGNLSWGVDNLALENLFSEQGRVVEAKVVYDRDSGRSRGFGFVTYSSAEEVETAIESLNGVELDGRAIRVSIAEARPRRQF is encoded by the exons ATGTCTACAGCTGCAGCCTCTTCTCTTGTTCTTCCTTCTCTCCATCATAAAACCCTCTCCTTCTGCAAACCTAACAAACCCATTTCTCTCTTTTTTGTCTCTCCCGCTTCCTCTTCTCTCAGGCTCCATGCTAAGGGCTTCATTGCAACTCCTACACTTTTCCACTCCGTGGGAGCTCTTCGACAATCCTTTTCCTCTCGCTTTGTTCCCAACGTCGCTGTTTCTTCTGAGTTCGGACAAGAAGAGGAGGTCACGAGCGACGGAGATGAACCCAGTTTCTCTCCCGACCTCAAATTGTTTGTGGGTAATCTTCCATTTAGCGTTGACAGTGCCCAGCTCGCTGGCTTGTTTGAAAGTGCTGGAAATGTCGAGATGGTTGAg GTAATATATGACAAAGTAACTGGGAGAAGCAGAGGGTTTGGTTTTGTGACCATGTCAACTATTGAGGAAGCTGAAGCAGCTGCTCAGCAGTTCAATGGCTAT GAACTTGAGGGTAGGGCATTGAGAGTGAATTCTGGACCTCCTCCCCAGAGGGAAACTTCTTTTTCTAGAGGTCCACGAGGCGGTGAAGCTTTTGATTCAGCCAACCGATTGTATGTTGGTAACCTTTCTTGGGGTGTTGATAACTTGGCACTTGAGAACTTGTTCAGTGAGCAAGGCAGGGTTGTGGAGGCTAAGGTGGTCTATGACAGAGACAGCGGTAGATCAAGGGGCTTTGGTTTTGTTACTTATAGTTCTGCTGAGGAGGTTGAAACTGCCATTGAGTCCCTGAATGGTGTT GAATTGGATGGCAGAGCAATTCGGGTCTCTATTGCAGAAGCTAGGCCAAGGCGTCAATTTTGA